Proteins from one Streptomyces sp. NBC_00390 genomic window:
- a CDS encoding helix-turn-helix domain-containing protein, which produces MTGPADHALAQAVKPLVDAMGGVLIAPAEAGEDDVILSWEGEEVLAVRLPQLADSLDHILAALGRQHGRPLAELDRKTKQSVVRTLEARGAFSVRHGVETVASALGVSRFTVYNYLNRENAAKGQ; this is translated from the coding sequence ATGACCGGGCCCGCCGACCACGCACTCGCCCAGGCGGTGAAGCCGCTCGTGGACGCCATGGGCGGGGTGCTGATCGCGCCCGCCGAGGCCGGCGAGGACGACGTCATACTGAGCTGGGAAGGCGAGGAGGTGCTCGCCGTACGGCTCCCGCAGCTCGCGGACTCCCTGGACCACATCCTGGCCGCGCTGGGACGGCAGCACGGCAGACCCCTCGCCGAGCTGGACCGCAAGACCAAGCAGTCCGTCGTGCGGACGCTGGAGGCGCGCGGCGCCTTCTCCGTCCGGCACGGTGTGGAGACGGTGGCGAGCGCGCTGGGAGTCAGCCGCTTCACCGTCTACAACTATCTGAACAGGGAGAACGCGGCGAAGGGCCAGTAG
- a CDS encoding lytic transglycosylase domain-containing protein, which translates to MTGHTRRGVKATAIATAAMAALTASQAPGPAAHAAAPARRPAAPGPSVSGDTAYRTELPPLRESRPAGGARGAEGSGATAGGALPATVFAAYRNAEEELAGSSPGCRLRRQLLAAIGQVESGQARGGRVSADGTTLTPILGPRLDGNGFAVITDTDGGLYDGDTEYDRAVGPMQFIPSTWALWGADGNGDGRSDPGNVFDAALAAGRYLCAGGRDLSDGADLDRAILGYNHSGAYLRTVKAWFAYYLEGLRVVPDHGLPLREHRLDRKPSAEPAPPAAAARPGKGRGTGTAAPSPSRTPGPTPSPSPARGGEEDGPALPLVPELPTELPGLGALTSKETESMHPAPSTTPDTGR; encoded by the coding sequence ATGACAGGGCACACGCGCAGAGGTGTCAAGGCGACGGCGATCGCCACGGCGGCCATGGCGGCACTGACCGCCTCACAGGCACCGGGACCGGCGGCACACGCCGCGGCCCCGGCCCGGCGTCCGGCCGCGCCCGGGCCGAGCGTCTCGGGTGACACCGCGTACCGCACGGAGCTTCCGCCGCTGCGGGAGTCCCGCCCGGCCGGCGGCGCGAGGGGCGCGGAGGGTTCCGGTGCGACGGCAGGCGGCGCACTGCCCGCGACCGTGTTCGCGGCCTACCGGAACGCGGAGGAGGAGCTGGCCGGCAGCAGTCCCGGCTGCCGGCTGCGACGGCAGCTGCTCGCCGCGATCGGCCAGGTGGAGTCCGGGCAGGCACGCGGCGGCCGGGTGAGCGCGGACGGCACGACGCTCACCCCGATCCTCGGTCCGCGCCTGGACGGCAACGGCTTCGCCGTCATCACCGACACCGACGGCGGGCTGTACGACGGCGACACGGAGTACGACCGTGCGGTGGGCCCGATGCAGTTCATCCCGTCGACGTGGGCTCTGTGGGGCGCCGACGGCAACGGCGACGGACGCAGCGATCCGGGCAACGTCTTCGATGCCGCCCTCGCCGCCGGGCGCTATCTGTGCGCGGGCGGGCGGGACCTGTCCGACGGGGCGGACCTCGACCGGGCGATCCTCGGCTACAACCACTCCGGCGCGTATCTGCGCACGGTCAAGGCATGGTTCGCGTACTACCTCGAGGGCCTGCGGGTCGTGCCGGACCACGGCTTGCCGCTGCGGGAGCACCGCCTCGACCGCAAGCCGTCCGCCGAGCCCGCGCCGCCCGCTGCCGCGGCGCGCCCCGGCAAAGGCCGTGGAACCGGCACCGCGGCGCCCTCCCCCTCCCGCACGCCCGGACCCACTCCCTCCCCTTCGCCGGCCCGGGGAGGCGAGGAGGACGGCCCGGCGCTGCCCCTGGTGCCGGAGCTCCCCACCGAGCTCCCCGGCCTCGGTGCGCTGACCAGCAAGGAAACCGAATCGATGCATCCCGCCCCCTCCACAACCCCGGATACCGGGCGGTAA
- a CDS encoding RNA polymerase sigma factor, producing the protein MATETEAAQARWQRAWAHREQLLKVARRRSVSLEDAEDAVHEAMLRAAENPHLDDERLGAWLTTVTMRLCVDRHRQVNRENEVRSSPRLLAPVPVPVEEAVCDRAEAMWLAHRSDELPARQAEALWLKSEDLDVGQVAVKMGLSYRTVESLLARARRTLRNSLAATLGFALWLIGRGRPQGGNAQAVAVVSTAATLAVVGLVLPHVRDVDGPSSSRPPFPAISQAAEAQSPGAGGGPPAPGSRTDTGQRSGTTGPQQSGAPGLDVPVLPGLPLPTPAVPEVATVPEGLVSGLPSLPSAPDLPAVPGGPGAAAVPDAPAGPKVPGVPAEPSASGLPSVRAPEGALPGDTPQAPAP; encoded by the coding sequence ATGGCTACGGAGACGGAGGCGGCCCAAGCGCGGTGGCAGCGCGCCTGGGCCCACCGCGAGCAACTGCTCAAGGTGGCCCGCCGCAGGTCAGTGAGCCTGGAGGATGCCGAGGACGCCGTGCACGAGGCGATGCTGCGCGCCGCCGAGAACCCTCATCTCGACGACGAGCGGCTGGGTGCCTGGCTGACCACGGTGACCATGCGGCTGTGCGTGGACCGCCACCGGCAGGTCAACCGTGAGAACGAGGTGCGCAGCAGCCCCAGACTGCTCGCACCGGTCCCCGTACCGGTCGAGGAGGCGGTCTGCGACCGCGCCGAGGCGATGTGGCTGGCCCACCGCAGCGACGAACTGCCCGCCCGCCAGGCCGAGGCCCTGTGGCTGAAGTCCGAGGATCTGGACGTCGGCCAGGTCGCCGTGAAGATGGGCCTGAGCTACCGGACGGTCGAGTCGCTGCTGGCGCGGGCCCGCCGGACGCTGCGCAATTCGCTGGCCGCCACGCTGGGGTTCGCGCTGTGGCTGATCGGACGCGGCCGGCCACAGGGCGGGAACGCCCAGGCGGTGGCGGTGGTCTCCACTGCGGCGACACTGGCGGTCGTCGGCCTGGTCCTGCCGCACGTCCGCGACGTGGACGGGCCCTCTTCGTCACGGCCCCCGTTCCCCGCGATCTCGCAGGCCGCGGAGGCGCAGTCCCCCGGGGCGGGCGGCGGGCCGCCCGCGCCCGGCAGCCGCACGGACACCGGGCAGCGGTCCGGCACGACCGGACCGCAGCAGTCCGGCGCGCCGGGGCTCGACGTGCCCGTGCTGCCCGGACTGCCACTGCCCACGCCCGCCGTCCCGGAGGTCGCGACGGTGCCGGAGGGGCTTGTGTCCGGCCTGCCCTCCCTGCCGTCCGCCCCGGATCTGCCGGCCGTGCCCGGCGGACCTGGTGCAGCCGCTGTGCCCGACGCGCCCGCCGGACCGAAGGTGCCCGGCGTGCCCGCCGAGCCCTCGGCCTCCGGTCTGCCGTCCGTGCGGGCACCGGAAGGGGCACTACCCGGCGATACGCCGCAGGCCCCCGCGCCATAG
- a CDS encoding PP2C family protein-serine/threonine phosphatase, with protein MLFTLAQCVPFVLALLVVVVELTPAHVVYTGPILMATPALAAVTMGPKGTLAAALVALAVSVTTATYNQAWGSQQVYSNLLALLLVSAASVMTSRAVRRRTQSELNQVRRIAVVAQEVLLRPVPARLGPVRAASMYLAAEAGAQIGGDLYEAVQTRYGVRMIVGDVRGKGLPAVRAAAAVLGAFRESVHYEDDLVDVVNHCGAALRRETAVPGAVAPEALLEGFVTAVVVQVPDRPVVEMVNRGHPPPLVLRQGRAAALMPACPLPPLGLEDFIIGPPGKVESYPFVPGDRLLLHTDGVIEARNSDNDFFALPEAMEAAQAGTPLEFLEQLHQGLMRHTDGCLADDVAMLFAERLDGDAGEQVRGTAALAHDGGTDHLPQRPG; from the coding sequence GTGCTCTTCACACTCGCGCAGTGCGTGCCGTTCGTGCTCGCACTGCTGGTCGTGGTCGTCGAGCTCACGCCCGCGCACGTGGTGTACACCGGACCCATCCTCATGGCGACCCCGGCGCTGGCCGCGGTGACGATGGGCCCCAAGGGCACCCTCGCGGCAGCGCTTGTCGCTCTGGCCGTCAGCGTGACCACCGCCACCTACAACCAGGCGTGGGGCAGCCAGCAGGTCTACAGCAACCTCCTGGCTCTTCTCCTGGTGTCGGCGGCCAGTGTGATGACGAGCAGGGCCGTGCGCAGGCGCACGCAGAGCGAGCTCAACCAGGTCCGGCGGATCGCCGTAGTGGCACAGGAGGTCCTGCTGCGGCCCGTGCCTGCCCGGCTGGGCCCCGTCCGGGCGGCGAGCATGTATCTCGCGGCCGAGGCGGGTGCGCAGATCGGCGGTGATCTCTACGAAGCCGTGCAGACCCGGTACGGGGTCCGGATGATCGTGGGGGACGTCCGCGGGAAGGGGTTGCCCGCCGTGCGGGCCGCCGCGGCCGTCCTGGGCGCCTTCCGGGAGTCCGTGCACTACGAGGACGACCTGGTGGATGTGGTGAACCACTGCGGGGCTGCGCTGCGACGGGAGACCGCCGTGCCGGGCGCGGTCGCTCCCGAGGCTCTGCTGGAGGGCTTCGTCACGGCGGTCGTGGTCCAGGTGCCGGACCGGCCCGTGGTCGAGATGGTCAACCGCGGCCACCCGCCCCCGCTGGTCCTGCGCCAGGGCAGGGCCGCCGCCCTGATGCCCGCCTGCCCGCTGCCGCCCCTCGGCCTTGAGGACTTCATCATCGGGCCGCCCGGCAAGGTGGAGAGCTACCCGTTCGTGCCCGGTGACCGCCTGCTGCTGCACACCGACGGTGTGATCGAGGCCCGCAACAGTGACAACGACTTCTTCGCCCTTCCCGAGGCGATGGAAGCGGCGCAGGCCGGCACCCCGCTGGAGTTCCTGGAACAACTGCACCAGGGGCTGATGCGGCACACCGACGGCTGCCTGGCCGACGACGTGGCGATGCTCTTCGCCGAGCGGCTCGACGGCGATGCCGGCGAACAAGTCCGCGGGACCGCCGCCCTTGCGCATGACGGCGGGACGGACCACCTTCCGCAACGCCCCGGGTAG
- a CDS encoding ABC transporter ATP-binding protein: MGVEICVEGLTKSFGHQVIWQDVSLTLPAGEVSVMLGPSGTGKSVFLKTLVGLLRPDRGSIRISGTDITALREHDLYEVRKLFGVLFQDGALFGSMNLYDNIAFPLREHTRKSESEIRRIVLEKMDMVGLIGAEDKLPGEISGGMRKRAGLARALVLDPEIILFDEPDSGLDPVRVAYLNQLIVDLNAQIDATFLIVTHDIASARQVPDNIGLLFRRELVMFGPREQLLTSEEPVVRQFLNGRMQGPIGMAEEKDAAQVEQELAELGEGAHSAPSEAPELTPRLLPSAGITRPPRWEAIADRESLRAVRATIRGKSVGA, from the coding sequence ATGGGTGTCGAGATCTGCGTGGAGGGACTCACCAAGTCCTTCGGCCACCAGGTCATCTGGCAGGACGTCTCCCTGACGCTGCCCGCCGGCGAGGTCTCGGTGATGCTCGGACCGTCGGGCACGGGCAAGTCGGTGTTCCTCAAGACGCTCGTCGGGCTGCTGCGGCCCGACCGCGGGTCGATCCGGATCTCGGGCACCGACATCACGGCCCTGCGCGAGCACGACCTGTACGAGGTACGGAAGCTGTTCGGTGTGCTGTTCCAGGACGGCGCGCTGTTCGGGTCGATGAATCTCTACGACAACATCGCCTTCCCGCTGCGCGAGCACACGCGCAAGTCCGAGAGCGAGATCCGCCGGATCGTGCTCGAGAAGATGGACATGGTCGGCCTGATCGGCGCCGAGGACAAACTGCCCGGTGAGATATCCGGCGGGATGCGCAAACGGGCCGGCCTCGCCCGGGCCCTGGTGCTCGATCCGGAGATCATTCTCTTCGACGAGCCCGACTCGGGGCTCGACCCGGTCCGGGTGGCCTATCTCAACCAGCTGATCGTCGACCTCAACGCGCAGATCGACGCCACCTTCCTGATCGTCACCCACGACATCGCCTCCGCCCGCCAGGTCCCGGACAACATCGGGCTGCTGTTCCGGCGCGAGCTGGTGATGTTCGGCCCCCGGGAGCAGTTGCTGACCAGCGAGGAGCCGGTGGTGCGGCAGTTCCTGAACGGCCGGATGCAGGGCCCGATCGGGATGGCGGAGGAGAAGGACGCGGCCCAGGTCGAGCAGGAGCTGGCCGAGCTGGGCGAGGGCGCACACTCCGCACCGTCCGAGGCACCCGAGCTGACACCGCGCCTGCTGCCCAGTGCGGGGATCACGCGTCCGCCGCGCTGGGAGGCGATCGCCGACCGGGAGTCGCTGCGGGCGGTGCGGGCCACGATCCGCGGAAAGTCGGTGGGCGCATGA
- a CDS encoding MlaE family ABC transporter permease — protein MSLSPTAALRHTGSLFAMGLDVLRTMPKRPFQAREFIQQAWFVASVTILPTALVSIPFGAVIALQIGSLTRQLGAQSFSGAASVLAVLREASPIVTALLIAGAGGTAICADLGARKIREEIDAMQVLGIDPIHRLVVPRVLATMLVAVLLNGLVSVVGVAGGYFFNVVLQNGTPGAYLASFTTLAQLSDLWAAEVKALVFGAIAAIVASYKGLTAKGGPKGVGDAVNQSVVITFMLLFVTNFVMTAVYFQVVPQRG, from the coding sequence ATGAGCCTGTCCCCCACCGCGGCACTGCGGCATACCGGCAGCCTCTTCGCCATGGGCCTGGACGTGCTGCGGACGATGCCCAAACGGCCCTTCCAGGCACGTGAGTTCATCCAGCAGGCCTGGTTCGTCGCCAGTGTCACGATCCTGCCGACCGCGCTGGTCTCCATCCCCTTCGGCGCAGTGATCGCCCTGCAGATCGGCAGCCTCACCCGGCAGCTCGGCGCCCAGTCGTTCTCCGGAGCGGCCTCGGTACTCGCCGTGCTGCGCGAGGCCTCGCCGATCGTCACCGCGCTGCTGATCGCGGGGGCGGGCGGCACCGCCATCTGCGCGGACCTCGGGGCGCGCAAGATCCGCGAGGAGATCGACGCGATGCAGGTGCTGGGCATCGACCCGATCCACCGGCTCGTCGTACCGCGGGTGCTGGCGACGATGCTGGTGGCGGTGCTGCTCAACGGTCTCGTGTCGGTGGTCGGCGTGGCCGGCGGCTACTTCTTCAACGTGGTGCTGCAGAACGGCACACCCGGCGCCTATCTCGCCTCCTTCACCACCCTCGCCCAGCTGTCCGACCTGTGGGCGGCCGAGGTGAAGGCCCTGGTGTTCGGTGCGATCGCCGCGATCGTCGCCTCCTACAAGGGGCTGACCGCCAAGGGAGGTCCGAAGGGCGTCGGCGACGCGGTGAACCAGTCGGTGGTGATCACCTTCATGTTGCTGTTCGTGACGAACTTCGTGATGACGGCCGTCTACTTCCAAGTCGTTCCGCAGAGGGGTTGA
- a CDS encoding MlaE family ABC transporter permease, which translates to MPLMNRLVLDRLEELGTQLSFYGRSLAWTGRTLRRYKKEVLRLLAEVSFGRGALAVVGGTVGVIAFLSFFTGTEVGLQGYAALNQLGTSNFVAFLSAYFNTREIAPLVAGLALSATVGAGFTAQLGAMRISEETDALEVMGVPSLPFLVTTRMIAGFVAVIPLYVVGLLSSYFAARTITTGYYGQSTGTYDHYFQQYLPPVDVLWSFGKVIVFAVVIILVHCYYGYYASGGPAGVGVAVGRAVRTSIVAINILDFFLSLAIWGANTTVRIAG; encoded by the coding sequence ATGCCGCTCATGAATCGCCTGGTGCTGGACCGGCTCGAGGAACTGGGCACCCAACTGTCCTTCTACGGGCGCTCGCTGGCATGGACCGGGCGCACCCTGCGCCGCTACAAGAAGGAGGTCCTGCGGCTGCTGGCCGAGGTGAGCTTCGGGCGCGGAGCCCTGGCCGTCGTCGGCGGCACGGTCGGGGTCATCGCCTTCCTTTCCTTCTTCACCGGCACCGAGGTCGGCCTCCAGGGCTACGCGGCGCTGAACCAGCTGGGCACCTCGAACTTCGTGGCGTTCCTCTCGGCGTACTTCAACACCCGTGAGATCGCACCGCTGGTGGCGGGCCTCGCCCTCTCCGCGACCGTCGGCGCCGGATTCACCGCCCAGCTCGGCGCGATGCGGATCAGTGAGGAGACCGACGCGCTGGAAGTGATGGGGGTGCCCTCGCTGCCGTTCCTGGTGACCACCCGGATGATCGCCGGCTTTGTCGCGGTGATCCCGCTGTACGTGGTCGGGCTGCTGTCCTCGTACTTCGCGGCGCGCACGATCACCACCGGCTACTACGGACAGTCGACCGGCACCTACGACCACTACTTCCAGCAGTACCTGCCGCCGGTCGACGTGCTGTGGTCGTTCGGCAAGGTGATCGTCTTCGCCGTCGTGATCATCCTGGTGCACTGCTACTACGGCTACTACGCGAGCGGTGGCCCGGCCGGCGTCGGTGTCGCGGTCGGCCGCGCGGTGCGCACCTCGATCGTGGCGATCAACATCCTCGACTTCTTCCTCAGTCTGGCGATCTGGGGCGCCAACACGACCGTACGGATTGCGGGGTAG
- a CDS encoding MCE family protein, whose protein sequence is MRVPGPSSAGAARLRLYGIAFLVVMALLLSLSVAVYQQVFTPVVRITLEADTLGNQLDPRADVKLRGLLVGEVREVRADGEKATVDLALDPRHVSRIPADVHARLLPKTLFGEKFVDLVPPRGSSGRPVRAGDVITQDRTTVGIELQQLLNDLLPLLRSVRPAELNATLSAFATALEGRGDRIGANLTRAEAYLRRLNPHMPSLKEDIARFADVAEVYGDAAPDLMRILRNSVTTSRTLVEQQDRLGEALRSTTTVAGTAERFFDKNGDRLITLGRVSRPTLALFARYAPEYPCLLDGLVKQEAASEEAFRGGRMRITLEFVRPRPAYRPGEEPRYAERSGPDCRGLPDPHVPAPDVRLDDGTSRAAASGPPGGAGVSATAAEQRAVGSLVAPVLGVPADRVPAVATLLFGPMARGTAVSVA, encoded by the coding sequence ATGCGTGTTCCAGGACCGTCCTCGGCGGGCGCCGCCCGGCTGCGGCTGTACGGCATCGCCTTCCTCGTGGTGATGGCGCTGCTGCTGTCGCTGTCCGTGGCCGTGTACCAGCAGGTGTTCACCCCGGTCGTACGGATCACACTGGAGGCCGACACGCTCGGCAACCAGCTCGATCCGCGTGCCGATGTCAAGCTGCGCGGCCTGCTGGTCGGCGAGGTGCGGGAGGTGCGGGCCGACGGCGAGAAGGCGACGGTCGACCTCGCGCTCGATCCGCGGCATGTCTCGCGGATCCCGGCCGATGTGCACGCCCGGCTGCTGCCCAAGACGCTGTTCGGCGAGAAGTTCGTCGATCTGGTGCCGCCGCGCGGGTCGTCCGGCCGCCCCGTCCGGGCCGGGGATGTGATCACCCAGGACCGCACCACGGTCGGCATCGAACTGCAGCAGCTGCTGAACGACCTGCTGCCGCTGCTGCGCAGTGTGCGGCCCGCGGAGCTCAACGCCACCCTGTCCGCCTTCGCCACCGCGCTGGAAGGGCGCGGCGACCGCATCGGCGCCAACCTGACCCGTGCAGAGGCCTATCTGCGGCGGCTCAACCCCCATATGCCGTCGCTGAAGGAGGACATCGCGCGCTTCGCGGATGTGGCGGAGGTGTACGGGGACGCGGCGCCCGATCTGATGCGGATCCTGCGCAACTCGGTCACCACCAGCCGCACGCTCGTCGAGCAGCAGGACCGGCTGGGCGAGGCCCTGAGGTCGACCACGACGGTCGCGGGCACGGCGGAGCGGTTCTTCGACAAGAACGGCGACCGCCTGATCACGCTCGGCCGGGTCTCCCGGCCCACACTCGCCCTGTTCGCCCGCTACGCGCCCGAGTACCCCTGCCTCCTCGACGGCCTGGTCAAACAGGAGGCCGCGTCCGAGGAGGCGTTCAGAGGCGGCCGGATGCGCATCACTCTCGAATTCGTCCGCCCCAGGCCCGCGTACCGACCCGGTGAGGAACCGCGCTATGCAGAGCGTTCAGGACCCGACTGCAGAGGTCTGCCCGACCCGCATGTGCCGGCCCCGGACGTCCGTCTCGACGACGGTACGTCGAGGGCGGCGGCGAGCGGTCCGCCCGGCGGGGCCGGGGTGTCGGCCACCGCTGCCGAACAGCGGGCCGTCGGCTCGCTGGTGGCCCCGGTGCTCGGCGTGCCGGCCGACCGGGTGCCGGCGGTCGCGACGCTGCTGTTCGGCCCCATGGCCCGCGGAACGGCGGTGAGCGTCGCATGA
- a CDS encoding MlaD family protein: MRTTRANDMAAPLVKFGLFTVVTVLATALLAATIVNVSFTPEDTYRAVFSDVTSLEEGDDIRVAGVRVGEVQDIAIKDRTLAEVTFTVRRDRPLLTSTGAVIRYRSLVGSRYVALTEGAGDGTRLRPGGVIPQSRTKPALDLNALLGGFKPLFAALSPKDVNQLATEIIRTLQGEGGTVGSLLAHTASLTTTLADRDELIGSVIDNLNTVLATLDKRDARFSGLLKQLQRLISGLSADRKPIGASLAGIGGLTAATSGLLEDARPALRGDIAELTELTGTLNDNEKTVEGVLKRLPNKLDKLTGTASYGSWFNFYLCDFDGRIVLPRTEEVITPELHVARARCS; encoded by the coding sequence ATGAGGACGACACGCGCCAACGACATGGCGGCACCGCTGGTCAAGTTCGGTCTGTTCACGGTGGTGACGGTGCTGGCCACCGCCCTCCTCGCGGCGACCATCGTCAACGTCTCGTTCACCCCCGAGGACACATACCGGGCGGTGTTCAGCGATGTCACCAGCCTGGAGGAGGGTGACGACATCAGGGTGGCCGGGGTGCGGGTCGGCGAGGTACAGGACATCGCGATCAAGGACCGGACGTTGGCCGAGGTGACGTTCACCGTCCGCCGTGACCGGCCGCTGCTGACCAGCACGGGTGCGGTCATCCGCTACCGCAGCCTGGTGGGTTCGCGCTATGTCGCACTGACCGAGGGGGCGGGCGACGGTACGCGGCTGAGGCCGGGCGGGGTGATCCCGCAGTCCCGTACCAAGCCCGCGCTGGACCTCAACGCGCTGCTGGGCGGGTTCAAGCCGCTGTTCGCCGCGCTCAGCCCCAAGGACGTCAACCAGCTCGCCACCGAGATCATCAGGACGCTTCAGGGCGAGGGCGGCACGGTGGGCAGCCTGCTCGCCCACACCGCGTCGCTCACCACCACACTCGCCGACCGTGACGAGCTGATCGGTTCCGTGATCGACAACCTCAACACGGTGCTGGCGACCCTGGACAAGCGGGACGCCCGCTTCTCGGGGCTGCTGAAGCAGTTGCAGCGGCTGATCTCCGGGCTGTCCGCCGACCGGAAGCCCATCGGCGCCTCGCTGGCCGGCATCGGCGGCCTGACCGCGGCCACCTCGGGTCTGCTCGAGGACGCCCGGCCGGCGCTCCGCGGCGACATCGCCGAGCTGACCGAGCTCACCGGAACGCTCAACGACAACGAGAAGACGGTGGAGGGCGTGCTGAAACGGCTGCCGAACAAGCTCGACAAGCTGACGGGGACCGCGTCGTACGGCTCCTGGTTCA